CCCGTTCGCGTCACGCCCGAGCACGCCGAAGGGACGGCCGATCGCGACGTATTCGACCCAGCGCTCGGCGGCGAACGTGGCGAGGTCGCGCGCGATCGACGGCACGCGCAGCAGCGCGTTCTGGCTCTTGGTCAGCGTCGCGCGCCAGATCTGCGAATGGCGTCCGCTGGCATTCGCGTACAGGCGCTGCAGGATTTCGATCAGCCGGCGCGGAATGTCCGGCGTCTGCTTCGGGATGAACTGCTCGATCAGGCCGCGGTTGAAAGCGTCCACCGCGATCTGCTCGTCGGCCTGGCCGGTCAGCAGCACGCGCTGGCCCGGCCAGTCGACCAGCTCGCTCAAGGCCTGCAGGCCGTCCATGCCCGGCATCGAATAGTCGACCACGCAGACCTGGGTCAGCCCATAGCGCTCGGCGTGAGCGCCCCAGTAGCGCAGGATCTGCGCGATCAGCGGCGCGCCGCCGGTGCGCGCGCTCTCGATCATCTCCTGCTGGGTCCAGGCGTCGGCATCCCACAGCGGCGGTTCCTGCTGCAGCTGGTTGATGCAGTCCTGCGGCCGGCGGAACAGCCGCACGTTCCAGTTCTCCGGCATCACCAGCGCCAGCATCGCGAGATAGTCGGGATCATCGTCCAGGAACACGAAGGTCCCCGGGGACTGATACAACGGAAAACTCATGGCTGCGGGCGTTCTGTTGCGCTCGTCTCGGTCATGCAATATTTGTAACACGCATGTCGCCGGCTGGCAATACAACTTCCGATTACGTTGCGCGCAACGGAACGCCGCCTGCCATCGATTCCGCAGGCTGCGCGGCGTCGGCCGGCGCGCGCCGCAGCACGCCGGATGCAGCCTGCTCGTATGAGGCGGCCAATCGCAGCAGTTCCAGGTCCGCCTGCGGGCGCCCGATCAGCTGCAGCCCCATCGGCAGGCCGGCTGCGC
This genomic interval from Burkholderiaceae bacterium contains the following:
- a CDS encoding CheY-like receiver with atypical phosphorylation pocket → MSFPLYQSPGTFVFLDDDPDYLAMLALVMPENWNVRLFRRPQDCINQLQQEPPLWDADAWTQQEMIESARTGGAPLIAQILRYWGAHAERYGLTQVCVVDYSMPGMDGLQALSELVDWPGQRVLLTGQADEQIAVDAFNRGLIEQFIPKQTPDIPRRLIEILQRLYANASGRHSQIWRATLTKSQNALLRVPSIARDLATFAAERWVEYVAIGRPFGVLGRDANGHVSWLQLEPVSALDELAGLARMAGIASQGVADIQAGKKLADPELALALGRSGKPELGLARPIGHEQSLLGALFQVDAAHAPDMASSYNQWLARQPRREVK